In the genome of Streptomyces sp. P3, the window TGACGACGAACGGCTCCATCGTCAGCGGGGTGGTGCGGCGCGCGGTCTGGGCGAGCGTGATGTTGCCGCGGGAGTTGGCCTCGGAGTACAGGCCGCGGTTGCCCAGCTCGACACCGATGAAGATGATCGTGACGGGGAACTCGTTCGCGATGTACTTGAAGTGGTTGCTGACCTCGGTCCCGTTGCGGTCATGCCACTTCAGGAAGTGCATGTCGTCAATGACCAAGACGCGCGTCTCACATTCCAACACGCAGTCCAGGGCGCGCTGAGCGAAGAGCGTGGCGGTGCCGCTCTTGCGGCCGGGGTGCGCGTAGTACTCCAGCAGCGACCGGTTGAAGTCCTTCATGCCGATATTGCTGGTCAGACCGACCCGGCAGACCGGCCACCGCTCGTGTCCGGCGGGGGTGAACGTACCCTCCCGCTCGATCACCCGCCGGTGATACTTCAGCACGAAGTCCAGGACCGCGGTGGTCTTGCCGAGCCCTGGGAAGGCGTCCACCGCCACGGCGCCCTTGGCTTTGTCACCGTCCTGCTGATTGCTGTCGACGATGTCCCGCAAGTCCTCGTGCAGCGCCTTGAGTTGCGGCGTACCGATCGGACCCAGGTTGGCGTGCCAGACGCTCCGGGCCTGCTCGTACTCCAGCAACGCCGCCTCGCCCAGGAGCGCCTTCTGTTTCAGCGTGAGCAGCTCCGGCGGCTGCCGCTTCGGCGCCTCGGCAAGAGCTCGCAGTCCCTCCTTCCGCGAGAGTGTGAGGTTGTCCAGCGGCGGGTTCTCGGGGCGGGTCGGCATCATGCGTCCTCCAGGGCATCGTCGTAGAAGTCCCCGTCGTCATCGGGGCCGTCGAGTTCGTCGTCCTCGTCGTCGTCGCTGGGCACCGGGCCCTCATACGGCTCGGCCTCGCCCGCCTGGGGCTCCTCCGCGTCATCGTCGTCGTCGCCGGCGGCCAGGATCCGGGCGACGGACGGCAGCGCGCGTACGTCGTCCCACACGGTCTCCGGCAGGTCGAAGGCGGACTGTTCACGGGCCTGGCGCAGGGCAAGCCGCCGCTCCGGCAACGTCAGCCCCAGGCCCAGGTGCCACCGTTCCAGGAGCTCGGCCACCGCGGTCTCGTCGTCGGGGAAGGGCGACTTCTCGCCCGCCACCTTCCGGGCGAGTTCGATGGCTCCCTCGCTGATCGGGAACTTCAACGCCGGCGCGTGCTCCCACTCCAGGGCGTGCCAGCGGCGGGTGTCCGGGCGCCGGAAGTAGATGTAGTTGATGTTGTCCGGGTCGACCTGGATGGGCCACATGCCCTTGGCCTTGACCCCGGTGTACTCGCTGCTCTCGCCCCGGTAGCCGTCCAGCCCGGGGCCGTTGTAGCGGCACTTGCGGATCTCGACACCGTAGTGGTGCAGCGGCTTCCACTCGGTCTTGAGGAACTCGAAGCCGAGCGCGGGGTCGCGTGGCACCTCGACGTACCCGGCCCGGGCAATCCCGTGCTCGAACATCATCGCCGGTGACAGCCGCTGGCCCGGCACGTTCGCGTCGAGGAGCCCCCTATGCGGCCGGTGGTGATACGTGCAGGCCACCCACTCACGGATGATCGCCTCCAACTCGTGGAGGAAGAAGAACGCCGCGTCCTCCGGCCGCTCGCCCCGCGAGAACACATCCGGCCCCTTATACCCGGGCAGCGACTCCAGCAGCCCCTCGCGCAGGGTCTTGAAGAATCGCTCGAGCGGACCTTTGTCGCGGCCCGTTCGCAGGCGAGCCGGCTGGATCGACAGCCCCAGACGCTGGCACACCGAGGTGATGTGCTCGCTGATGTACGGCTTGCCGTGGTCGACCACGATGGTCTCGGGAACCAGCGCCGGGCCCGCGACCCCCTTCGCCTCGACGTCCTCCCGGTCTTCCTTGGCGTCCTTTTCGAGCGCCTTGCGCTCCACGAAGACCGTGCGGGGGATGCCGTGATCGGGCCAGACCGCCCACGACGGCCAGCCCTTGCCCGGCGGCCGGGGACGATAGGTCTGGAACAGCACCGCCGCGACGTCGATGGACTGCGTGGACACCGGCGTCACCCGGATCCCCGTTACGCACCGGTCGTACCAGTCCATCGCGACGGTCAGCTCGGCCTGCACCCACTTCAGCGTGATCGGGTCCATCGCGAAGACGTCCAGGCGTGTGGTGTCCATCAGCAGGTACTCGCCCGGCCTGGTCGGCCGCAGCTTTCCGTACGCGCCCGGCGGCCGGGAGGCGATGTCCCGGTTGCGTTTCGTGCTGAGGCGGAACGTCGGCAGCCGCCGCTCCAGCTCCTCCAGCCATCGGTACGCGGTCGCCCGGGTCGGCAGCTTCACCTCGCCCTTGCCGTAGCGGGCCTCCAGTCGCGGGCCGACGGCGCGGATCACCTTCGCGCGGGTCGGTTTTGACTCCGACTCCTGCCCGTGCTCGGCCATGATCTCCAGGGCCATCTCCACCCACCGCTCATCGGCCCGGCCGAGCCTGCCCATGTCCCCGCTTCCGCGATCCGGGCCGCCGTGCACCAGCCCGGCCTCGCGGTCAAGCAGGAAGGCGCGCACCCATCGCTTGATGGTTCTCACGCTCACGCCCACCTCGGTGGCTTTCGTTTCGTAGCGCTGCAGTTTGGGCACTGTGGCCGCGTACTGCGCCCGCGGTTCGCCCGGCTCCGGCGCCTTCTCACTGCCCGAACGAAAGCCGGTCAGAACCTCGTTGACATGCGCGGCCCGTTCCCTGACCTCGGCCAGCTCCTCCTCGCTGAGCAGAGCGAACAGCACCGAGGCCGTCTCGCCGTCCTCGTCGGCCTCCGGCCCCGGCCCGGTCGCGATGACCGTGGCCCGGCCCGAGGAGAGCGCCACTCTCAAGGACAGCCGGAACCTGCGGTCGGCCGCATCGCGGACCAGGAGCTCGTTGCCCGCGGCCGAGCCGAACATCTCTTCCACCACGACGACTTCGCCGTCGTACTTCAGCCTCGTGCCCACCCCGACACGTACCGCGGCTCCGTTCACATGTCCTCCCGAACGAGATCCCCGTATTCGATAGGCCGGTTCGTCGTCACCGCCGTCGAGCTCGGACGCGTCGATGGGATGAGGGAGGTCGCGTCGACCGGAGCCGACCACCGTGGCCGGCCCCTGGCCCAGGACGTGCCGCCGGGACAAGACCTCCGTCAGGTCGGTCACGAAGTGCTGGCTCCACAACAGCCGCAGGACGGCGGCCCGTACCTTCCAGTCGGGGTGTCGAGGGAAGGCGTGAAACGCCTCGCTCAGGGTCGCCCCGTGTAGATCCGCCTGCCGTATCTCCGTGAGCAGGTCTTCGTCGAAGAGCCAGTCTCGGCGATAGCCCGCGAGGAAGCGCAGGTTGGCCAACTCGCCCTCGGGCGGCTCGGACCATACTTCGAAGTCCCAGCCGCGTGACAGGACGACCTCGCGGGCCCAGGCGAGCGCGAAGTTCACCTTCGGTCGGGTGAGCAAGTGCCGCGGTTTGACGTCCACGACCAGTGGAACGTCCTTCTCGCGCAGTACGAGGTAGTCCGGGACGTGGCGACGTTTCCGCCCGTCCACGGTGGTGGTGAGGAGGAACGGCTGGGCGAAGACGGCCGTCACGTTCTGGTCGAAGTCGGCGTAGAGCAGGCGTGTCAGCTCAAGGCGGGACTCGTAGACGACGTGGTCCCGCATGGTGGAAGACCAGTGCGTGCCGGAGTAGTGCTTCTGCCCGTTGCGCCAGCGGAACGTACGCCACGGGATGGAGGGCTCGAAGACATCGACTCCCGACGTCGACCAGATCAGGTCCTCGTCGATCTTTCCGTTCGTACGACGGAGACTCATCGAGACTTCGTCAATCACCCGCGACATGCCCCACCTCCGAGCAGCCAGAGCGGGGCGCAGAGCTCCCGGTCCCGACCAGCTGCGACGTCTCCACAATCGAGCTGAAGGGGACCGCTGCATAGAACGGGGCCGGGAACAGCACTACGACGAGTGAACGATCAGACAGCAGTTCGTCTCACCGCGCTGTCCTTTGGGCCGGACAAAGGCCACCACTAATTGGAAAGGGACACGCGAAATGCGAACCTACATCTCGGTGTAGTCCGAGATGGACATCGCGTACAGCGGGCCGTCCTCGACCGTGTCGAGCAGGCGCCGGGCGCGGTCGGTGTTGGCCTCGTTGTTGATCTTGGAGTAGTGGGAGATCTGGGCGAGGGCCTCCTTCTTTGTCAGTGCCGGCTCGGCGGTCGGGGTGGGGGAGGCGCTGCTGCGGGTGGCCCTGGCTGTGGTGTCGGCGTCCGGGCTGCCGGAAGTGGCGCAGGCGGACGCGGTCAGCGCGACGGATGCGGCAGTGAGCAGGAGGGCGGTGCGGCGTGCGGAGGTGTGCAGGGGAATCAGGAGGCTCCGGGAAATAGCGGGTTAGCGGGTACGGGATGCGGTGGCGGATGCCGTCGGCGGGGACGGCGCGGTCACGGCTGGTGCCGCCCGTGTATCGGCGGCACGTAGTTGCTTCGCGGCGCGGGCGAGGCAGGTGCGGCTCTCACCGAGCCGGTCCACGAGACCCGGGTAAGTGGAGGCGATCGCCCGGGTGCGGGCGGGACCAGGTGCTTGGTGGGTGAGGTCGGCGAGGACGCCGAGGTGGCGCACGGCCGAGCCGAGTGCGGCGAGCGCGGCACTGGTGGGCTCGGCCGCTTGGGCGAGCGCGAGCGTGGTGCTGCGGTGGGTGGCCGTGACGCGGGTCGGGTAGCGGGCGGCGGCCCGGTGGC includes:
- a CDS encoding TniB family NTP-binding protein; translated protein: MMPTRPENPPLDNLTLSRKEGLRALAEAPKRQPPELLTLKQKALLGEAALLEYEQARSVWHANLGPIGTPQLKALHEDLRDIVDSNQQDGDKAKGAVAVDAFPGLGKTTAVLDFVLKYHRRVIEREGTFTPAGHERWPVCRVGLTSNIGMKDFNRSLLEYYAHPGRKSGTATLFAQRALDCVLECETRVLVIDDMHFLKWHDRNGTEVSNHFKYIANEFPVTIIFIGVELGNRGLYSEANSRGNITLAQTARRTTPLTMEPFVVTNDKHRREWRSMLLALEKRIVLCRKFPGMVADGLSDYLYIRTTGHIGSLMTLINRGCQRAARTGAELLDEELLDQVKLDAAAERARKALAKKFERGRMTTKPNSRRSRTAKHVA
- a CDS encoding TnsA-like heteromeric transposase endonuclease subunit, with translation MSLRRTNGKIDEDLIWSTSGVDVFEPSIPWRTFRWRNGQKHYSGTHWSSTMRDHVVYESRLELTRLLYADFDQNVTAVFAQPFLLTTTVDGRKRRHVPDYLVLREKDVPLVVDVKPRHLLTRPKVNFALAWAREVVLSRGWDFEVWSEPPEGELANLRFLAGYRRDWLFDEDLLTEIRQADLHGATLSEAFHAFPRHPDWKVRAAVLRLLWSQHFVTDLTEVLSRRHVLGQGPATVVGSGRRDLPHPIDASELDGGDDEPAYRIRGSRSGGHVNGAAVRVGVGTRLKYDGEVVVVEEMFGSAAGNELLVRDAADRRFRLSLRVALSSGRATVIATGPGPEADEDGETASVLFALLSEEELAEVRERAAHVNEVLTGFRSGSEKAPEPGEPRAQYAATVPKLQRYETKATEVGVSVRTIKRWVRAFLLDREAGLVHGGPDRGSGDMGRLGRADERWVEMALEIMAEHGQESESKPTRAKVIRAVGPRLEARYGKGEVKLPTRATAYRWLEELERRLPTFRLSTKRNRDIASRPPGAYGKLRPTRPGEYLLMDTTRLDVFAMDPITLKWVQAELTVAMDWYDRCVTGIRVTPVSTQSIDVAAVLFQTYRPRPPGKGWPSWAVWPDHGIPRTVFVERKALEKDAKEDREDVEAKGVAGPALVPETIVVDHGKPYISEHITSVCQRLGLSIQPARLRTGRDKGPLERFFKTLREGLLESLPGYKGPDVFSRGERPEDAAFFFLHELEAIIREWVACTYHHRPHRGLLDANVPGQRLSPAMMFEHGIARAGYVEVPRDPALGFEFLKTEWKPLHHYGVEIRKCRYNGPGLDGYRGESSEYTGVKAKGMWPIQVDPDNINYIYFRRPDTRRWHALEWEHAPALKFPISEGAIELARKVAGEKSPFPDDETAVAELLERWHLGLGLTLPERRLALRQAREQSAFDLPETVWDDVRALPSVARILAAGDDDDDAEEPQAGEAEPYEGPVPSDDDEDDELDGPDDDGDFYDDALEDA